One segment of Synechococcus sp. A15-24 DNA contains the following:
- a CDS encoding LL-diaminopimelate aminotransferase, with translation MVQVNGNYLKLKAGYLFPEIGRRVKAFSAANPDAALIRLGIGDVTEPLPLACRESMKTAIDAMGTAEGFHGYGPEQGYGWLREAIAKHDFQARGCDISAEEIFVSDGSKCDSSNILDILGEGNRIAVTDPVYPVYVDTNVMAGRTGEAGEEGRYGGLTYLPISADNGFAAQIPSEPVDLIYLCFPNNPTGAVATKEQLKAWVDYARSNGSLILFDAAYEAFIQDPSLPHSIFEIEGARECAIEFRSFSKNAGFTGTRCAFTVVPKGLKGTAANGEAVELWGLWNRRQSTKFNGVSYIIQRGAEAVYSDAGQAEVKGLVNFYMENAAIIRRELSGAGLTIYGGEHAPYVWIKTPDGMDSWGFFDHLLNKANVVGTPGSGFGAAGEGYFRLSAFNSRANVDAAMARIKAL, from the coding sequence GTGGTGCAGGTCAACGGCAATTATCTCAAGCTCAAAGCGGGCTACCTGTTCCCGGAAATCGGCCGTCGGGTCAAAGCCTTCAGCGCCGCCAACCCTGACGCCGCACTGATCCGGCTGGGCATCGGCGATGTGACCGAACCGCTGCCGCTGGCCTGCCGCGAATCGATGAAAACCGCCATCGATGCGATGGGCACGGCCGAGGGATTCCACGGTTATGGCCCCGAACAAGGCTATGGCTGGCTGCGGGAGGCCATTGCCAAGCACGACTTCCAGGCCCGCGGCTGCGACATCAGCGCCGAGGAGATATTCGTCTCCGACGGCTCCAAATGCGACAGCAGCAACATCCTCGACATCCTCGGAGAAGGCAACCGCATCGCCGTGACCGATCCGGTGTATCCCGTGTATGTGGACACCAACGTGATGGCGGGCCGCACCGGTGAAGCGGGAGAGGAAGGCCGCTACGGGGGGCTGACCTATCTCCCGATCAGCGCCGACAACGGATTCGCAGCCCAGATCCCAAGCGAGCCCGTGGATCTGATTTACCTCTGTTTCCCCAACAACCCCACCGGAGCAGTGGCTACCAAGGAACAGCTGAAAGCCTGGGTGGATTACGCCCGCAGCAACGGCTCTCTGATCCTGTTTGATGCCGCTTATGAGGCGTTCATCCAGGACCCGAGCCTGCCCCACTCGATTTTTGAAATCGAAGGAGCACGGGAGTGCGCGATCGAATTCCGCTCCTTTTCCAAAAACGCTGGCTTCACTGGCACCCGTTGCGCCTTCACCGTGGTCCCCAAGGGACTCAAGGGCACGGCAGCCAACGGCGAGGCTGTCGAACTTTGGGGTCTATGGAATCGCCGCCAGAGCACCAAGTTCAATGGCGTCAGCTACATCATTCAGCGCGGTGCGGAAGCGGTGTATTCCGATGCAGGCCAGGCGGAAGTGAAGGGTCTGGTGAACTTCTACATGGAGAACGCCGCCATCATTCGCCGCGAACTCAGTGGAGCGGGTCTCACCATCTACGGGGGCGAGCATGCGCCTTATGTCTGGATCAAGACCCCCGATGGCATGGATTCCTGGGGTTTCTTTGACCACCTGTTGAACAAGGCCAACGTGGTGGGAACCCCTGGCAGTGGCTTCGGCGCCGCAGGTGAGGGCTACTTCCGACTGTCCGCCTTCAACAGCCGCGCCAACGTGGATGCTGCGATGGCCCGAATCAAGGCCCTCTGA
- the clpS gene encoding ATP-dependent Clp protease adapter ClpS has protein sequence MAMAVDTPTRSPGGAAVMEKAPERVRKQSPRYKVLLHNDPVNTMEYVVSTLRQVVPQLSEQDAMAVMMEAHNTGVGLVIVCDLEPAEFYCETLKAKGLTSTIEPET, from the coding sequence ATGGCCATGGCGGTGGACACACCCACCCGTTCCCCCGGTGGGGCGGCGGTGATGGAAAAGGCACCCGAGCGGGTGCGGAAACAGTCGCCTCGCTACAAGGTGCTGCTGCATAACGACCCGGTGAACACCATGGAATACGTGGTGAGCACCTTGCGTCAGGTGGTGCCACAGCTGAGTGAACAGGACGCCATGGCCGTGATGATGGAAGCTCACAACACAGGCGTCGGCCTTGTGATCGTCTGTGACCTTGAGCCGGCCGAGTTCTATTGCGAAACCCTGAAAGCCAAGGGCCTTACCAGCACGATCGAGCCGGAAACCTGA
- a CDS encoding TIGR03960 family B12-binding radical SAM protein, giving the protein MQSGVRTSVVVVSAPDHPVYFHQLVDSSINKPARYMGHELGVEPRDWQAALVRWALTYPEIYEVGSSNLGHIILYSILNAVPGQLCDRAYLPAADLAARLREQEQVLFGVESRRPLPAFDILGFSLSYELGATNILEMLDLCRVPLRASDRGDLPLNDPAAPPLIFAGGPTATSNPEPYAPFFDFIALGDGEELLPEIGLVVAQAKADALTRSQLLRDLAQVPGVYVPSLYATGDDGVTLQPLYPDLPRRVLRRVATPMPHYAMGLVPHVETVHDRLTVEIRRGCTRGCRFCQPGMLTRPARDVEPEAVIEAVENGMKQTGYSDFSLLSLSCSDYLALPAVGVELRNRLADQNVTLQLPSQRVDRFDDDIAHILGGTRQAGLTFAPEAGTQRLRDIVNKGLTDDDLLHGIRTAMENGYRKVKLYFMIGLPGETDADVLGIADTCVMLQQRCRDLGRLNLNITISNFTPKPHTPFQWHSVSTDEFLRRQDLLRGAFKRLRGLKVNFTDVRLSAMEDFVGRSDRRVAPVIEAAWRAGAGMDAWFESLDRTYAAWTGAIAAAGLEGRYRQMEVGGWSAVTALDRQDLDSFCAQPLPWDHIDTGINKGWLAEDLKRALAAAVVPDCSFDGCSSCGVCGPDLGHNVVVPPPVVPTQLPSQAPASERVCRLRIRFAKTGSMALLSHLDLMRMLERALRRSPLPISFTGGFHPLPRIQIALALPLGAEADCEWMDLEFTSPIAGDQLLKTLQALLPDGMALLSADEVPVNGKSLSQNITGAVWSFDLQLEQEAHPRWLEAVEGLMAAEQLIWHDTDKKGRPRERDCRPALRQLVLVGPADGQRVRLRLEATVDPMGRSIRPSQIQHWIEAQLGAPLHLHNLRRDELQLAEC; this is encoded by the coding sequence ATGCAGTCAGGTGTGAGGACATCTGTCGTGGTCGTGTCTGCCCCGGATCACCCGGTTTATTTTCACCAGCTGGTTGACAGCAGTATCAACAAGCCTGCCCGCTACATGGGCCACGAGCTTGGTGTGGAGCCGCGGGATTGGCAGGCGGCTCTGGTGCGTTGGGCACTCACCTATCCCGAGATCTACGAGGTGGGCTCCAGCAATCTTGGCCACATCATTCTCTATTCCATCCTCAATGCGGTTCCCGGTCAGCTCTGTGATCGGGCCTATCTGCCAGCAGCTGATCTGGCGGCCCGTCTGCGGGAGCAGGAGCAGGTCCTGTTCGGTGTTGAAAGCCGGAGACCGTTGCCTGCGTTTGACATCCTCGGCTTCAGCCTGAGTTACGAACTGGGCGCCACCAACATCCTCGAGATGCTGGATCTGTGCAGGGTGCCGTTACGGGCGTCGGATCGCGGTGATCTGCCTCTCAATGATCCAGCTGCACCTCCGTTGATCTTTGCCGGAGGCCCCACGGCCACGAGCAATCCCGAGCCCTATGCCCCGTTCTTCGATTTCATCGCCCTGGGGGATGGTGAGGAACTGCTGCCCGAGATCGGGCTGGTGGTGGCTCAGGCCAAGGCCGATGCCCTGACCCGGTCTCAACTGCTGCGGGATCTGGCTCAGGTGCCAGGGGTTTACGTGCCGTCGCTCTACGCGACGGGCGACGACGGCGTCACCCTGCAGCCGCTGTATCCGGACCTCCCCCGGCGGGTGCTGCGTCGGGTGGCGACCCCGATGCCCCACTACGCCATGGGCCTGGTGCCGCATGTGGAGACGGTGCACGATCGGCTCACCGTGGAGATTCGTCGCGGTTGCACCCGCGGTTGCCGCTTCTGTCAGCCCGGGATGCTCACCAGACCGGCACGGGATGTGGAGCCTGAAGCGGTGATCGAAGCCGTGGAGAACGGCATGAAACAGACGGGCTACAGCGACTTCTCGCTGCTGTCGCTCAGCTGCAGCGATTACCTGGCTCTGCCGGCGGTGGGGGTGGAGCTGCGCAACCGTCTGGCGGATCAGAACGTGACCTTGCAGCTGCCCAGTCAGCGGGTGGACCGGTTTGACGACGACATCGCTCACATCCTTGGTGGAACCCGCCAGGCCGGACTCACCTTCGCGCCTGAAGCCGGCACCCAGCGTCTCCGCGACATCGTTAACAAGGGTCTGACCGACGACGATCTGCTCCATGGCATCCGCACCGCCATGGAGAACGGCTACCGCAAGGTGAAGCTGTATTTCATGATCGGCCTGCCGGGTGAGACGGATGCCGATGTTCTCGGCATCGCGGACACCTGCGTGATGCTTCAGCAGCGCTGCCGTGATCTGGGCCGGCTGAACCTCAACATCACCATCAGCAATTTCACGCCCAAGCCCCATACGCCGTTTCAGTGGCACAGCGTTTCGACGGACGAATTCCTGAGGCGTCAGGACTTACTGCGTGGGGCTTTCAAACGCTTGCGCGGGCTGAAGGTGAATTTCACCGACGTGCGGCTGTCGGCGATGGAGGATTTTGTGGGTCGCAGCGATCGACGCGTGGCCCCGGTGATCGAGGCCGCCTGGCGTGCGGGTGCGGGGATGGATGCCTGGTTTGAATCCCTCGATCGCACCTATGCCGCCTGGACCGGTGCCATCGCTGCAGCAGGCCTTGAGGGGCGTTATCGCCAGATGGAGGTGGGTGGTTGGAGTGCGGTGACGGCCCTGGATCGGCAGGACCTCGACAGCTTCTGCGCTCAACCGTTGCCCTGGGATCACATCGACACCGGCATCAACAAAGGTTGGTTGGCGGAGGATCTGAAGCGGGCTCTGGCGGCGGCGGTGGTGCCGGATTGCTCCTTTGACGGTTGCAGCAGCTGTGGCGTTTGTGGACCGGACCTTGGCCACAACGTGGTGGTGCCGCCCCCTGTGGTGCCAACGCAGTTGCCAAGCCAGGCGCCCGCCAGTGAGCGGGTCTGCCGGTTGCGGATCCGTTTTGCCAAGACAGGGTCCATGGCTCTGCTCAGTCATCTCGACTTGATGCGGATGCTGGAGCGGGCCCTGCGCCGCAGTCCCCTGCCGATCAGCTTCACCGGTGGATTTCATCCGTTGCCGCGGATTCAGATCGCCCTGGCGCTGCCGCTGGGTGCGGAAGCAGATTGCGAGTGGATGGATCTGGAGTTCACCAGCCCCATTGCGGGTGATCAGTTGCTGAAGACACTGCAGGCGCTTCTGCCCGACGGCATGGCTTTGCTTTCAGCGGACGAGGTGCCGGTGAATGGCAAGAGCCTCTCTCAGAACATCACCGGTGCCGTTTGGAGTTTCGACCTTCAGCTGGAGCAGGAGGCCCATCCCCGCTGGTTGGAGGCCGTTGAGGGACTTATGGCTGCTGAGCAATTGATCTGGCACGACACGGACAAAAAGGGTCGCCCCCGGGAGCGGGACTGCCGACCAGCCCTGCGCCAGTTGGTGCTGGTTGGCCCTGCGGATGGCCAGCGGGTGCGGTTGCGGCTCGAGGCCACGGTGGATCCGATGGGCCGCAGCATCCGTCCGTCTCAAATCCAGCATTGGATTGAGGCTCAGCTTGGTGCGCCGCTGCATTTGCACAATCTGCGTCGAGACGAGTTGCAGTTGGCTGAGTGCTAA
- a CDS encoding type II CAAX endopeptidase family protein: protein MRDQCIQRKPSWLPALLLIPTLYAVGWLLTWPLIPLGVPAERQALIGTMISFLLFVGLLPCWARLRWTSSNGWAALGLSRRGCPGRKALIAALFGGLSLALILLGIVLLPVLLGSWGHWIGECTLDRVINALLLTLGVGLAEELIFRAWLWRELNELINPPTALLIQALVFSLVHTRFNLGVGPMLGLLIGLFLLGMALALQRRLDGGSLWGCVGLHGGLVGGWFLIQSGLVQLSPDAPAWLVGPGGLSPNPLGGLMGIGGLLLLLVVQLTAVARAARPETGARNAS from the coding sequence TTGCGGGATCAGTGCATTCAACGGAAGCCGTCATGGCTTCCTGCCCTGCTTCTGATCCCAACGCTGTATGCCGTCGGCTGGCTTCTGACATGGCCGCTGATTCCCCTTGGGGTGCCTGCGGAACGCCAGGCCCTGATCGGCACCATGATCAGCTTTCTGCTGTTCGTTGGCCTGCTTCCCTGCTGGGCGCGGCTGCGATGGACATCGTCCAACGGCTGGGCAGCCCTTGGACTGAGCAGACGTGGATGCCCGGGTCGAAAGGCCCTAATTGCGGCACTGTTCGGCGGCTTGTCCTTAGCCCTGATCCTGCTGGGCATCGTCTTGCTGCCGGTCCTTCTGGGCAGCTGGGGCCACTGGATTGGAGAGTGCACCCTGGACCGCGTCATCAATGCTCTGCTGCTGACCCTGGGTGTGGGGTTGGCGGAAGAACTGATCTTCCGGGCATGGCTGTGGCGGGAACTCAACGAGCTGATCAATCCCCCGACAGCCCTGCTGATCCAGGCGCTGGTGTTCAGCTTGGTGCACACCCGGTTCAACCTTGGCGTGGGGCCGATGCTGGGACTGTTGATCGGCTTGTTTTTGCTGGGGATGGCTCTGGCCCTGCAACGCCGGCTGGATGGCGGATCCCTTTGGGGATGCGTTGGCCTCCATGGAGGCTTGGTTGGTGGCTGGTTTCTGATTCAGAGCGGACTGGTGCAGCTGTCACCGGACGCCCCAGCCTGGCTGGTGGGCCCGGGTGGTCTGTCCCCGAACCCCCTTGGAGGACTGATGGGCATCGGCGGTCTATTGCTGCTGCTTGTTGTTCAACTCACCGCTGTCGCCAGAGCAGCACGGCCGGAGACGGGGGCACGCAACGCCTCCTGA